Proteins from a genomic interval of Phalacrocorax aristotelis chromosome 3, bGulAri2.1, whole genome shotgun sequence:
- the CAPN11 gene encoding calpain-11 isoform X2 → MMPFGGMAARLQRDRLRAEGVGQHDNAIKYFNQDYEALKQECIESGTLFRDPQFPAGPSALGFKELGPHSSKTRGVQWKRPSELVDDPQFIVGGATRTDICQGALGDCWLLAAIGSLTLNEELLHRVVPHGQSFQEDYAGIFHFQIWQFGEWVDVVVDDLLPTKDGELLFVHSAECTEFWSALLEKAYAKLNGCYEALSGGSTTEGFEDFTGGVAEMYDLKRPPRNMSHIIRKALERGSLLGCSIDITSAFDMEAVTFKKLVKGHAYSVTGFRDVNYRGQQEQLIRIRNPWGQVEWTGAWSDGSSEWNNIDPGDREELQLKMEDGEFWMSFRDFMREFSRLEICNLTPDALTKDELSRWHTQVFEGTWRRGSTAGGCRNHPATFWINPQFKIKLLEEDDDPGDDEVACSFLVALMQKHRRRERRVGGDMHTIGFAVYEVTPAQGSQNVHLKKDFFLRNQSRARSETFINLREVSNQIRLPPGEYIVVPSTFEPHKEADFILRVFTEKQSDTAELDEEISADLADEEEITEDDIEDGFKNMFQQLAGEDMEISVFELRTILNRVIARHKDLKTDGFSLDSCRNMVNLMDKDGSARLGLVEFQILWNKIRSWLTIFRQHDLDKSGTMSSYEMRMALESAGFKLNNKLHQVVVARYADADMGVDFDNFVCCLVKLEAMFRFFHSMDPEGTGTAVMNLSEWLLLTMCG, encoded by the exons ATGATGCCCTTTGGTGGGATGGCTGCTCGACTGCAAAGGGACCGCCTGAGAGCTGAGGGGGTTGGTCAACACGATAACGCCATCAAGTACTTCAACCAGGACTATGAGGCCCTCAAACAGGAGTGCATTGAGAGTGGCACCCTCTTTAGGGACCCCCAGTTCCCAGCCGGCCCCTCTGCCCTTGGATTCAAGGAGCTGGGGCCACACTCCAGCAAGACACGGGGGGTGCAATGGAAGCGTCCATCG gaaTTAGTGGATGACCCTCAGTTCATTGTTGGTGGTGCAACCCGGACAGACATCTGCCAGGGGGCTCTGG gcgACTGTTGGCTGCTGGCTGCCATCGGCTCCCTCACGCTCAATGAGGAGCTCCTGCACCGCGTGGTGCCCCATGGGCAGAGTTTCCAGGAGGACTATGCTGGCATTTTCCACTTCCag ATCTGGCAGTTCGGTGAGTGGGTGGACGTGGTGGTTGATGACCTGCTGCCCACCAAGGACGGGGAGCTCCTGTTCGTGCACTCAGCAGAGTGCACCGAGTTCTGGAGTGCTCTGCTGGAGAAGGCCTATGCCAA GCTGAATGGCTGCTACGAGGCGCTCTCAGGGGGCAGCACCACTGAGGGCTTTGAGGACTTCACTGGTGGCGTGGCAGAGATGTACGACCTCAAGAGGCCTCCACGCAACATGAGCCACATCATCCGCAAGGCACTGGAGAGGGGTTCCCTGCTGGGCTGCTCCATCGAC ATCACAAGTGCCTTTGATATGGAAGCAGTGACCTTcaagaagctggtgaagggccaCGCCTATTCTGTCACAGGCTTCAGAGAC GTGAACTATCGGGGTCAGCAGGAACAGCTCATCCGCATCAGGAACCCCTGGGGTCAGGTGGAGTGGACTGGAGCCTGGAGTGATGG CTCCTCTGAGTGGAACAATATTGATCCTGGCGATAGGGaagagctgcagctgaagaTGGAGGATGGAGAGTTCTG GATGTCTTTCCGGGACTTCATGAGGGAGTTCTCCAGGCTGGAGATCTGCAACCTGACCCCCGATGCCCTCACCAAGGATGAGCTCAGCAGGTGGCACACGCAGGTATTCGAGGGCACGTGGCGCCGGGGGAGCACTGCCGGTGGCTGCAGGAATCATCCAG CCACATTCTGGATCAACCCTCAGTTTAAGATCAAGCTGTTGGAAGAGGATGATGACCCCGGGGACGATGAGGTGGCCTGCAGCTTCCTAGTGGCTCTGATGCAGAAGCaccggcggcgggagcggcgaGTCGGGGGCGACATGCACACTATTGGCTTTGCTGTCTACGAGGTAACTCCT GCCCAGGGCAGCCAGAATGTGCATTTGAAGAAGGACTTCTTCCTGCGAAACCAGTCACGGGCACGGTCTGAGACCTTCATCAACCTGCGGGAGGTGAGCAACCAGATCCGGCTGCCTCCTGGCGAGTACATCGTTGTGCCCTCCACCTTCGAGCCGCACAAGGAGGCCGACTTCATCCTGCGGGTCTTCACTGAGAAGCAGTCAGACACGGC ggAGCTGGATGAGGAGATCTCGGCAGACCTGGCAGATGAG GAGGAAATAACTGAGGATGACATAGAGGATGGCTTCAAGAACATGTTCCAGCAGCTGGCAGGGGAG gacaTGGAAATCAGCGTCTTTGAGCTCCGGACTATTCTGAACAGAGTCATCGCTAGAC acAAAGATCTGAAGACGGATGGGTTCAGCTTGGACTCCTGCCGCAACATGGTCAACCTGATGGAT aaAGATGGCAGCGCCCGCCTCGGGCTGGTGGAGTTCCAGATCCTGTGGAACAAGATCCGGAGCTGGCTG ACGATCTTCCGCCAGCATGACCTGGATAAATCAGGCACCATGAGCTCCTATGAGATGCGCATGGCTCTAGAGTCAGCCG GTTTCAAGCTGAACAACAAGCTCCATCAGGTGGTGGTGGCCCGCTATGCAGATGCTGACATGGGCGTGGACTTTGACAACTTTGTCTGCTGCCTCGTTAAGCTGGAGGCCATGTTCA GGTTCTTCCACAGCATGGACCCCGAAGGCACTGGCACTGCCGTCATGAACCTCTCTGAG tggctgctgctgaCGATGTGCGGCTAG
- the CAPN11 gene encoding calpain-11 isoform X1: MMPFGGMAARLQRDRLRAEGVGQHDNAIKYFNQDYEALKQECIESGTLFRDPQFPAGPSALGFKELGPHSSKTRGVQWKRPSELVDDPQFIVGGATRTDICQGALGDCWLLAAIGSLTLNEELLHRVVPHGQSFQEDYAGIFHFQIWQFGEWVDVVVDDLLPTKDGELLFVHSAECTEFWSALLEKAYAKLNGCYEALSGGSTTEGFEDFTGGVAEMYDLKRPPRNMSHIIRKALERGSLLGCSIDITSAFDMEAVTFKKLVKGHAYSVTGFRDVNYRGQQEQLIRIRNPWGQVEWTGAWSDGSSEWNNIDPGDREELQLKMEDGEFWMSFRDFMREFSRLEICNLTPDALTKDELSRWHTQVFEGTWRRGSTAGGCRNHPATFWINPQFKIKLLEEDDDPGDDEVACSFLVALMQKHRRRERRVGGDMHTIGFAVYEVPEEAQGSQNVHLKKDFFLRNQSRARSETFINLREVSNQIRLPPGEYIVVPSTFEPHKEADFILRVFTEKQSDTAELDEEISADLADEEEITEDDIEDGFKNMFQQLAGEDMEISVFELRTILNRVIARHKDLKTDGFSLDSCRNMVNLMDKDGSARLGLVEFQILWNKIRSWLTIFRQHDLDKSGTMSSYEMRMALESAGFKLNNKLHQVVVARYADADMGVDFDNFVCCLVKLEAMFRFFHSMDPEGTGTAVMNLSEWLLLTMCG; this comes from the exons ATGATGCCCTTTGGTGGGATGGCTGCTCGACTGCAAAGGGACCGCCTGAGAGCTGAGGGGGTTGGTCAACACGATAACGCCATCAAGTACTTCAACCAGGACTATGAGGCCCTCAAACAGGAGTGCATTGAGAGTGGCACCCTCTTTAGGGACCCCCAGTTCCCAGCCGGCCCCTCTGCCCTTGGATTCAAGGAGCTGGGGCCACACTCCAGCAAGACACGGGGGGTGCAATGGAAGCGTCCATCG gaaTTAGTGGATGACCCTCAGTTCATTGTTGGTGGTGCAACCCGGACAGACATCTGCCAGGGGGCTCTGG gcgACTGTTGGCTGCTGGCTGCCATCGGCTCCCTCACGCTCAATGAGGAGCTCCTGCACCGCGTGGTGCCCCATGGGCAGAGTTTCCAGGAGGACTATGCTGGCATTTTCCACTTCCag ATCTGGCAGTTCGGTGAGTGGGTGGACGTGGTGGTTGATGACCTGCTGCCCACCAAGGACGGGGAGCTCCTGTTCGTGCACTCAGCAGAGTGCACCGAGTTCTGGAGTGCTCTGCTGGAGAAGGCCTATGCCAA GCTGAATGGCTGCTACGAGGCGCTCTCAGGGGGCAGCACCACTGAGGGCTTTGAGGACTTCACTGGTGGCGTGGCAGAGATGTACGACCTCAAGAGGCCTCCACGCAACATGAGCCACATCATCCGCAAGGCACTGGAGAGGGGTTCCCTGCTGGGCTGCTCCATCGAC ATCACAAGTGCCTTTGATATGGAAGCAGTGACCTTcaagaagctggtgaagggccaCGCCTATTCTGTCACAGGCTTCAGAGAC GTGAACTATCGGGGTCAGCAGGAACAGCTCATCCGCATCAGGAACCCCTGGGGTCAGGTGGAGTGGACTGGAGCCTGGAGTGATGG CTCCTCTGAGTGGAACAATATTGATCCTGGCGATAGGGaagagctgcagctgaagaTGGAGGATGGAGAGTTCTG GATGTCTTTCCGGGACTTCATGAGGGAGTTCTCCAGGCTGGAGATCTGCAACCTGACCCCCGATGCCCTCACCAAGGATGAGCTCAGCAGGTGGCACACGCAGGTATTCGAGGGCACGTGGCGCCGGGGGAGCACTGCCGGTGGCTGCAGGAATCATCCAG CCACATTCTGGATCAACCCTCAGTTTAAGATCAAGCTGTTGGAAGAGGATGATGACCCCGGGGACGATGAGGTGGCCTGCAGCTTCCTAGTGGCTCTGATGCAGAAGCaccggcggcgggagcggcgaGTCGGGGGCGACATGCACACTATTGGCTTTGCTGTCTACGAG gTTCCTGAGGAG GCCCAGGGCAGCCAGAATGTGCATTTGAAGAAGGACTTCTTCCTGCGAAACCAGTCACGGGCACGGTCTGAGACCTTCATCAACCTGCGGGAGGTGAGCAACCAGATCCGGCTGCCTCCTGGCGAGTACATCGTTGTGCCCTCCACCTTCGAGCCGCACAAGGAGGCCGACTTCATCCTGCGGGTCTTCACTGAGAAGCAGTCAGACACGGC ggAGCTGGATGAGGAGATCTCGGCAGACCTGGCAGATGAG GAGGAAATAACTGAGGATGACATAGAGGATGGCTTCAAGAACATGTTCCAGCAGCTGGCAGGGGAG gacaTGGAAATCAGCGTCTTTGAGCTCCGGACTATTCTGAACAGAGTCATCGCTAGAC acAAAGATCTGAAGACGGATGGGTTCAGCTTGGACTCCTGCCGCAACATGGTCAACCTGATGGAT aaAGATGGCAGCGCCCGCCTCGGGCTGGTGGAGTTCCAGATCCTGTGGAACAAGATCCGGAGCTGGCTG ACGATCTTCCGCCAGCATGACCTGGATAAATCAGGCACCATGAGCTCCTATGAGATGCGCATGGCTCTAGAGTCAGCCG GTTTCAAGCTGAACAACAAGCTCCATCAGGTGGTGGTGGCCCGCTATGCAGATGCTGACATGGGCGTGGACTTTGACAACTTTGTCTGCTGCCTCGTTAAGCTGGAGGCCATGTTCA GGTTCTTCCACAGCATGGACCCCGAAGGCACTGGCACTGCCGTCATGAACCTCTCTGAG tggctgctgctgaCGATGTGCGGCTAG